DNA sequence from the Armatimonadota bacterium genome:
GATCACCGCGTGGAAGCGCACGATTTCCCGGCCCACCAGGTGCACGTCGGCGGGCCAGTAGCGGTGAAACTTCTCAGCATCCTCCCCATAGCCGAGGGCGGAGATGTAGTTGGTCAGAGCGTCGATCCAGACGTAGATGACGTGCCGCGGGTCGAAGGGCACGGGCACGCCCCAGGTGAAGGTGGAGCGGCTCACGGCGATGTCCTTCAGCCCGGCGCGGACGAAGGCCAGGACCTCGTTGCGCGGCCCCTCGGGAGCCACGGCCGTTGGATGGTGCTCCAGGTAGTCGAGCAGCCAGGGGCCGTAGCGGGAGAGGCGGAAGAGGTACGACTCCTCCGCCAGCCACTCCACCGGCCGACCGGTGTGGACGGGGCAGGTGTGCTCGGGCCCCAGCTCCCCCTGGGTATAGAACGTCTCGCAGGCGGTGCAGTACCACCCCTGATAGGTCCCCAGGTAGATATCGCCCTGCTGGTAGAGCTGCTGGAAGATGGCCGCCGCCACCCTCTTGTGCCGCGGCTCTGTGGTCCGGATGAAGTCGTCGTTGGAGATCTGCAGGAACGCCCAGAGGCGGCGGAACTCCCCGGCGATGCGGTCCACCCATTCCTGCGGCGAGACCCCGTGCTCCTCGGCCACCCGCAGGTTCTTGATCCCGTGCTCGTCGGTGCCAGTGAGGAAGAAGACGTCGTAGCCGGCCAGGCGTTTGAAGCGCGCGGCCACATCCGCAGCGATGGTGGTATAGGCGTGTCCGATGTGCGGCACGTCGTTGACGTAGTAGATGGGCGTGGTGATGTAGTAAGTGCGCACGGTTCCCTCCTACGCCCCCAGCGCCTCCCGCGCCAGGCGGGCGCCGGTCACCATGTTCTGCAGCTTGGCGAAGGCCACATCCCAGGAGCGTGTGCGCAGCCCGCAGTCCGGGTTCACCCAGATGCGCTCCGGCCCCAGCACCGTCGCCGCCTGCAGGATCTTCTCCTGCACCTCCTGGGGTGTCTCGATGACGTCGGAGTGGACGTCGATGACGCCCAGGCCGATCTGCCGCCGGTCGCCGAACTCCTGGAAGAGGCTGACGATGTTGTAGTCGCCGGTGTTCTTGAACTCCAAGGTGAGCATCTGTGCGCGCAACTCCAGGATGTGCGGGTACAGCGCCCGGTAGTTGCTGTAGCAAATGTGGATGCTGATCCTGGCGCCCACCCCCTCCGTGGCCGCGTTGAACGCCTCCACCAGGATGGGCACCTCGTCCTGGTGGGTGGCCGCGGCCGGCTCGTCGATCTGGATCCAGTCCGCTCCCGCTGCCACCAGCGCTAGCAGCGTGGGGCGCAGGGCCCGGGTGGCCAGGTCCATGGTGAACCGTCGCTTGGCTTCGTAGTTGCGCCGCCGCAGGTCGGGGATGTCGCCCACCGTACGCAGGTAGTACTCGTTGAACGACCAGTCCGCCAGGGTGTATGGCCCCGTGACCGGCACCTTCACCGGGCGCCGGGCATGCTGCTTGACGAAACGCAGCTCGTCCAGGTGAAACGGCTCGCGCAGCTGCACGCGGTCCACCACCGCCGCCTTGCGGTAGTAGCGGTTGTCGAAGGAGCGGACATGCCCGTAGAACTGGAAGCCGTCGATACGGCGCACCGGATACTCGTACATCTCCACGCGCCGCGCCTCGCCGTCGTAGACCACGTCCAGGCCGGCCGCCTCCAGGAAGCGGATGGCAAACAGCGCCCCCCAGTCGCGGATCGCCTCTCTGGCCCCCTGGCTGCGCTCCCCGCCTGCGGTGAGGAGGCGGCGCAGCTCGTCTGTTCCCTCGATCTGCAGGCGAGCGGCCCAGGTCTCCAGCTCGGCCAGATCTTCCGGCGACGGGCGCACGCCGCGGATGCCCTTGACCAGCCAGGCGGGTTTGGCCAGACTGCCGATCTCCTGCGTCGGAAAGAGTTGTGGCATCGCCCTCACCCCACCAACCGTGTGACCTCCGCCAGCCGCCGGACCTTGGCCACGGCCACCTCGTACGGCAGAAACTCCAGGTCACAGCTGGGCACCACCGCCACCTGCGCGGCGCGCAGCCGCTCGGCCACCCGGCGCACGGTCGCCGCGGTCTGCTGCGGTTCCTCCAGCAGGGAGTTGCGGCCGTCCAGGGCTCCCAGTAGCACGACCTTGTCCCGCGCGTCGCCCACCAGGCGGTCAACCTCCGTGGCGAAGAGGTCGAAGCCGACCTCCTGCACCGGGAAGTGCAGCAGCCCGGGCAGCAGCGGTGCAGCGTCGCCAAAGAAGGTGTAAAGGGCAGTGCGCACGGGCAGGCCGTCGACCACGCGGGCCAGCGCCTGCTGTGCCAGCGGCAGGGCGTCCTCCCGCGGTCGGGCCACCAGCACCGGGTCTGAGAACTGGATATACTGGCAGCCGGCCTCCACCAGGCTGACCGCCTCTGCCCGCAGCACCTCCGCGACGTCGCCCAGCAGGGCCTGCTCGTCCCCGTAGACCCGGTCCTCGGCCAACAGGGCAAAGGTCCAGGGCGACGGGAGGATGGCCTTCCAGGGCCGCCCCGCCAGGGCCTCCACCGCGGTCCAGCGCAGGACGGCTCCCCCCACGGGCCGCAGCGGGGCCTCGATCACAGGGCGGCGGTAGAAAGCGTTGTTGTCGAACCAGCGGGTCACCGGCCCGGCGTGCACCCCGGGCAGCTCATCCGCCAGCGGCCGCAGCAGGTCCTGCCAGCGGAGCTGACCGTCGGTGACGTAGTGCAGGCCGTGCTCCACCTGCAGCGCCACCAGGCGCTGCGCCTGGTCTGCGAACAGGCGCTCCAGCGCGGACCTGTCCACCCGGCCTCGCTCAAACGCCCGCGTGGCCGCAATCAACTCCTCCGACCGAGAAAAGATACCGCTCAGGTGCGCGAACGCCATCGATTCTCCTCTGGTCCCACCCAGGAACAGCCAACACCAAAGAAAAACCCCTCGCCCGAAGGGCGAGAGGATCTCCCGCGCTACCACCTGGATCTGCGCCGGCCTCGCGGCGCGGCGCCTCAGCGGGTACGTCCGGCCAATTCGGCGGAGATACCCTGGCCCGCTATCGGGAGCACCCGGACGGCGCTACTGACGCGCTCTCGTCCCGCGCCTTCGCCCCGCCTGCTCGGAAGCCATGTTCCCTCCGCCTCCGCCGCCGGCTTGCACCCGCCCGGCTCGCTTGGGACCTGAGCGGAGATACTCCCGCTTCCTCACCGCTTAGGCGCAGTGTAGAAGGCGGCGGTGGGCCCTGTCAAGACGCAAGACAACACCAGCACCATGCCACCGCGGCGTCGGATCAAGAGTGGGGTGATGTGCACAGGGCGGTCAGGGCTGACCACCTCCGTGGCGAAAGGGCTCGTCCACTTCCACCTGGAAACCGTTGGCCAGCGCATTGGTCTGGTTGGCCGTGGCGATCACGGCCAGCAGCTCCGCCAGCATCTCGTCGGTCAGGCCCTTCCTCCGGGCGGCGGCGGTGTGGCTGTTGATGCAGTACTGGCATCCGTTGACCACGCTCACGGCGATGTAGACCATCTCCTTGGTCAGTGGGTCCAGCGCTCCGGGAGCCATCACCGCCTTTACGCTCTCCCAGGTCCGCGCCAGCAGCTCCGGCTGCACGGCCAGCGCCTTCCAGAAGTTGTTCACCCAGTCGGTCTGCCGTGTCCTCATGATGTCGTCGTAGATTTGACGCACCGCGGGACTCGCCGCGTCGTACTCAACCAGGTTGACCGTGGCCATCGTTCCCCTCCTTTCGGGTGCCTCCTGTCGCATCTCTTCTGCGCCCACTCCAGCACACATTCCTGTGCTATCGTAGTCGCGAAACGGGAGGGTGACCGATGGCGCGTATTCAGTGGCTGGCGGACGACCTGGTCCTGATCGACACGGAGTACCTGGGGTCCCCCAACTCCATCGCCGCCTACCTGCTGCTCGGCGACCGGCCGGCGCTTATTGAGACCGGCCCCGCCTCCACCGTGGACGAGGTGCTGGAAGGCGTGCGCGCGGCGGGCCTGCATCCCGAGGCTCTGCAGGCGGCGGCCGTCACGCACATCCACCTGGACCACGCCGGGGCGGCCGGCAGCCTGGCGGGGCGGATCCCCCATCTGCACGTCTACGTCCACCCCATCGGGGCGCCGCACCTGGCCGACCCGACCCGCCTGGTGGCCAGCGCCCGCCGCCTCTACGGGGAAGCGCTGGAGACCCTCTTCGGCCACATCGTCCCGGTGCCGGCAGAGCGGGTGCACGCGGTGCAGGACGGCACGATGCTGGAGTTGGGGAGGCGGCGGCTGCGCCTCCTGGAAACCCCGGGACACGCCACCCACCACCTTGCCTACCTGGACGAGACCTCGGGAGACCTGTTCACCGGCGACGCCGCGGGGATGGTCATGCCCGGATCGCGCTACGTCGCCCCCCCGGTGCCCCCGCCCGACCTGGACTTCGCCGCCTGGCGGGGCAGCATCTCCCGCATGCGGGCGGCCCGCCCGCGCCGCCTCCTGCTCACCCACTTCGGCCCGCACCAGGGGGCGGAGGAGCTTCTCACTCAGCTTCAGGACCGGCTGGACGCCCGTGAACGCTTCGCCGCCGAGATCGCTGCCCAGGGGTGGGATGAGGCGGAGGTGGCCGCCCGCTTCGGCGCTATCGTGGCCACGGAGATGGCGGAGGTGGGGGCGCAGGCACCGGCGAGGGGCTTCGAGGCGGTAATGCCGGCGCGCAACAACGTGCTGGGACTCCTGCACTATGCCACGCGTCGACTTGGACCTGCACGCCCACGGGCCTAGCCCACGGGGCAGGGCAGGCGATCCGGACCCAGGCAGGCTCACCCGCTGGGGCCGGCCTGCAGCAATCCCATTCGGTGCAGCAGCTCCGCCAGCCGGGCGCGGGCCTCGTCGGTGAGGGAGACAGCCGGGGGGCGCACGGTAGGGTGCTCGATCAGGCCGGCCAGCGTCATCGCCTCCTTCACCACGACGAAGAAGGGAGCGCCCAGGTCGTAGAGGGCGGGGAGGTGGAGACGTTGCCGCATCAGGTCGGCGGCCTCCGCCAGGTCGCCGCGCCGCCAGGCCTCATAGACCGCCACCGAGACCTGCGGCACCACGTTGGCCAGGCCGGGGATGGCTCCGTCGCCGCCCAGCAGCAGCGTGTTCAGCAGGTGATACTCAAATCCGCACAGCACGCTGAAGTCTGGACGCTGCGGGCGGACCAGAGCCAGCACCTGGGCCAGGTGCCCGATGCTGTCCAGCGTCTCCTTGATGCCGGTCAGGTTGGGCAGCTCCTCTGCCAGTCGGGCGATCAAGGCCGGGGGCAGGTTGCGCCCGCTCACCGCCGGAAAGTTGTAGATGAGCACCGGCAGGTCCACCGCCCGGGCCACGGCGCGGTAGTGCATCTGCACCGCGGCGTCGGAAAGGATCCAGTAGTACGGAACGATCACCAGCGCACCTGAGGCTCCCAGCTCCTGGGCCTCGCGGGCGTAGCCGATGACCTCCTCCGTCCCGGTCCCGGCGCAACCTACCAGCACCGGGACGCGACCGCGTGTCTGGTCGACGACGGCCCGGACGACCTGCCGCCGCTCCGCCGCGGTGAGGTGCATCACCTCCCCGGTAGTCCCAAGCGCCAGCAGCCCGTGCACGCCCCCGGCCAGCAGCCGCTCCACGTGCCGCCGCATAGCCTCCTCATCGAAGCGAGCCTGCCGGTCGANNNNNNNNNNGGGTCACCAGCGGCGGGATAATGTCGGCGAACCGGCGGGTCGAGGCGTCCGAGGCGTTCCGGCCCGGTGCCAGGGTGGCCAGGTAGCCGGCGAGGACCTGGCGCGCCCGGTCGGCGTCTTCCGCCGCGACCAGGATGTCGCCCCAGACCCCCGAGGCGCTGGCAATGACCGCCGCATAGCCAGGGACCTGGCGGGAGCGTACCCAGACGCGCAACCCCGCCGCGCGCAGCGCCTGCTCTACGGCCAGGGCCTCCACCTCGGTGGCCGCCCGGTGGACGCGCACCACATCGGCGGGTGCGGACAGCCAGCGCTTCACGGCCGGGACGGCGTCACGGAGGGGGTCAGCTGCAGGGCGAGCTGGTAGGCTCTGCGGCGGGGGATGCCGTAAGCTTCGGCCAGATTGCGGGCGGCGTCGCGGCGGGACATCCCGGCGCGAAGCAGGCGGCGCAGGTAGTGCGCCGGCTCCTGGCCAGCAGCACTGCCGGCCGGAGGACGGGCGGCGAGGTCGGTCGGGCGGCGGAGGGCCGCCCCTTCCACCACCAGGGTGATCTCCCCTCGCAGCCGTCTCTCAGCGATCCGGCAAGCCAGGTCCGGAAGAGGGCCGCGCAGGACCTCCTCGTGCACCTTGGTCGCCTCCCGCACCAGGGCCGCCCGCCGCGGACCCAGGACCGCCGCCGCATCCGCCAGCGTCTCGTGGACCCGGTGTGGCGCCTCGAAGAAGACCAGGGTGGCGGGGATGCCTGCCACCTCTCGCAGCGCCCGCTGCCGCGCTTTCCGCGTCCGCGGAAGGAAGCCCAGGAAGAGGAAGCGCTCTGCGGGCAGCCCGGCCACGCTGAGGGCTGCGGTGACGGCGCTGGGCCCAGGGACCGGGATCACCGCCACTCCCGCGGCAACCGCCTGCGTCACCAGGTGGAATCCCGGGTCGGAGATTCCGGGCATCCCGGCGTCGCTGACCAGGGCCACATCTTCGCCCGCCAGCAGGCGGCGCACCAGCTGGGGCGCCCGCTCCCGCTCGTTGTGCTCGTGGTAGGAGACCAGCGGCCTGGTGATCCCGTGGCGCTGCAGCAGAGTGCGCGTGTGGCGCGTATCCTCGCAGGCAATCACGTCCACCGCGCCCAGCACCCGCAGGGCGCGAAGGGTGACATCCTCCAGGTTGCCGATGGGTGTGCCCACCACGTAGAGGGTACCCACTAGCGCCATTCTAGGAGCGGGCGTGGGGCCGGTCAAAGAAAGCCGGGCGGTCCGGGGCCGGGGGATTCCTTGTGTATCCCGCAGAATGTCTGGAAGTCACCGCCGGGAGAAGCCGCGCATGACCGACGCTTTGGGAACGGCCACACTGGAGCTGGGCGGACTGCGGGACCGGGCCCGCCGCATCACCCTGACCCTCTTCATCACGCAGAGCCTGGGCTCTGCCGCCACCATCGCCATCTTCCCCATTGTGGCCATCATCGGCGCCCGGCTGAGCGGGCGGGTGGCCTGGGCCGGCGTGCCTGCCACCTGCTACCTGCTGGGCAGCGCGCTCTCCGCCTTCCTCTGGGGGCAGGTGATGGACCGCCGGGGACGACGGCCCGCGCTGCTGGCGGGGACGAGCACGGGTGCCGCCGGAGCGGCGCTGGCCGGTGCCGCCACCATCGGCGGGTCCTTCGCCGTCTTCCTCCTGGGCTCGCTCCTGATCGGCAGCGCCACCGCAGCGGTGCAACTCGCCCGTTTCGTCGCGGCGGAGGTACACCCGCCGCAGGAGCGGGGCAGGGCCATCGCCCGGGTGGTCCTGGGGGGAACGGTGGGCGCAGTGGCCGGACCGCTGCTGGCCGGACCGATGGCCGGCCTGGCCGGTCGCGCCGGCGTGGACGAGCTGGCCGGCCCTTACGGGGCGACGCTGGCGCTCTTCGCCCTGGCCGCGGCGGTGATCTTCGTCTGGCTGCGCCCCGAGCCGCGCGACCTCGCCCGCCACCTGGGGGGCCCGTCGCTGCGCTCCGCCGCCACCGGCGCTCCGGGCCGGCCCATTCTGGAGATTCTGCGGCAGCGGCCGGCCCTGCTGGCCGTGCTGGCCATGGCCTTCGGCCAGCTCACCATGGTCATGCTCATGGTGATCACCCCACTGCACATGCGAAACCACCAGCACCCGCTGACGCACATCTCTTTCGTTGTCTCTGCGCACGTGGTGGGTATGTACCTCTTCTCCGTCGTCTCGGGCCGCCTGGCCGACCGCTGGGGGCGGAGCCCGGTCATCGCCACCGGGGCCGGCGTCCTGACTCTGGCTGCGCTGGCCGCGCCGCGCTCGCCGGAGGTGGTTCCGCTGGCGGCGGCGCTCTTCCTGGTGGGCCTGGGCTGGAACTTCTGCTTCGTGGGCGGGTCGTCGCTGCTGGCAGACCAGCTCTCCCCGGAGGAGCGCGGGCGGGCCCAGGGATTCAACGACCTGCTCATCGGGCTCTCCTCGGCGGGGGGAAGCTTCGGCAGCGGGCTGGTGTTCGCCGCGGTCGGCTACGCCACCATGGGACTGGCGGCCGCCGGGGTTGCGCTCACCCTGCTGGCACTGACGCTGTGGGGGCGGTTCGGCCGCCGGAGGGCGTTTGCGCCGTCACCCTAGCCGCCCCCGTCGATGTGCGCAGCGAATTCGCCCGACCTTGAGATACGCCGCCACAGCAGTCAGGCCCGCGCCGCGCCGGCCACCGGGCGGCGCAGCAGGCCGGCCAGCAGCAGGACGGCGGCGGATTTGTCCAGCGGAGTGTTCAGGTTGCCGCACTTGGGCGACTGGATGCAGGAGGGGCAGCCCTCCTCGCAGGGGCAGGAGGTGATGGCCTCCAGAGTGGCGGCCATCACCTGATCCAGCAGCGCATACCCCTTCTCGGTAATGCCCACCCCGCCGGGGTGCCCGTCGTAGATGAAGATGGTGGGCACGCCGGTCTGGGGATGGCGGGGGTAGGAAACGCCGCCCAGGTCCCAGCGGTCGCACATGGCAAACAGAGGCAGCAGCCCGATGGCCGCATGCTCCACCGCGTGGATGCCCCCCGCCAGGTCCAGTCCGCGCTCGTCCAGGGCGCGCTGCAGCTGGGGCGGGACGGCGAACCACAGGGCCGTGGTGGAGAGGGTCTGGGCGGGGAGGTCCAGCTCCTCGCTGCCCAGCACCGCCTCGGAGAAGAGCTGCTTGCGTACGAACCCGGTGACCTGGCTGGTCACGTCCACGTCGCCGAACCAGGCGGTGGTAGGACCCCAGGCGCGCTGCGCCCGTGGCCGGAGGATGGCCACGTCGGTGAGTACCCGGGGCTGTGTGTAGTGGTCGGCGGCGCTGGGGGTAACGTATGCCGCCCGCTCCCCCAGGTCCAGGCGGCGGACGACGTAGCTCTCGCCCTGGTGCAGGTAGACCGCCCCCGGGTGCACCTGCTCGAAGGCCCGCACGGCATCCACGGTCCCCAGCAGCCGACCCGCAGCCACGTCGATGATGCGGAAGGTGTCACCGGAAGCGGCGCGCACCTCCACTTCGGACGCGGGGTAGCGTCGCCGCGCCGCCCAGTACCAGCGGTCGCGCCGTCGGATCAGGTCGCCGTGCTCCGCCAGGATCTCCGCCACCTCACCCACCCGCGGACCGAAGAACTCCCGGTCCTCCTCACTGAGTGGGACCTCCGCCGCCGCGCAACGCAGGTGGGCGGCCAGGATGTAGGGGTTCTCCGGATCGATCACCGCGTGCTCGGCGGACCGGCTGAAGAGGTAGTCGGGGTGGCGCATCAGGTACTGGTCCAGGGCATCGTCCAGGGCGATCAGCACCGCCAGCGAGGCCTCCCGCCCCCGCCCCGCCCGGCCGATGCGCTGCCAGGTGCTGGCGATCGTCCCCGGGTAGCCAACCAGCACAGCGGCGTCCAGGCCGCCCACGTCGATGCCCAGCTCCAGGGCGCTGGTGGAGACAACCCCCACCAGCTCCCCCCGGAAGAGCCGCTGCTCGATGCGCCGACGTTCCTGCGGCAGGTAGCCGGCGCGGTAGGGGCTGATCCGCCGCGCCACGTATGGCGCCTCCCGCTCCAGGCGCGCCGTCGCATAGCGGTA
Encoded proteins:
- the metG gene encoding methionine--tRNA ligase, with protein sequence MRTYYITTPIYYVNDVPHIGHAYTTIAADVAARFKRLAGYDVFFLTGTDEHGIKNLRVAEEHGVSPQEWVDRIAGEFRRLWAFLQISNDDFIRTTEPRHKRVAAAIFQQLYQQGDIYLGTYQGWYCTACETFYTQGELGPEHTCPVHTGRPVEWLAEESYLFRLSRYGPWLLDYLEHHPTAVAPEGPRNEVLAFVRAGLKDIAVSRSTFTWGVPVPFDPRHVIYVWIDALTNYISALGYGEDAEKFHRYWPADVHLVGREIVRFHAVIWPILLHAAGITVPRQTFAHGWLTFGGQRFSKSLGIVIDPRALSEELARASGAEVGVAVDALRYFLLREIPFGQDGDFNKPALVHRFNADLANDYGNLLHRTLALVQRHFQGQVPEPGAEQGGDASLRETVATAAGAVEGHIDRLDFRGGLEAIWQILGTANKYLDEEAPWRHLREGRTRRAGTILYNTLEAVRIASVLLSPWLVTASARAWEQLGVPRPLAEQRLPQSVRWGGLPPGARIRPGAPIFPRIERPAVVR
- a CDS encoding uroporphyrinogen decarboxylase family protein, producing the protein MAFAHLSGIFSRSEELIAATRAFERGRVDRSALERLFADQAQRLVALQVEHGLHYVTDGQLRWQDLLRPLADELPGVHAGPVTRWFDNNAFYRRPVIEAPLRPVGGAVLRWTAVEALAGRPWKAILPSPWTFALLAEDRVYGDEQALLGDVAEVLRAEAVSLVEAGCQYIQFSDPVLVARPREDALPLAQQALARVVDGLPVRTALYTFFGDAAPLLPGLLHFPVQEVGFDLFATEVDRLVGDARDKVVLLGALDGRNSLLEEPQQTAATVRRVAERLRAAQVAVVPSCDLEFLPYEVAVAKVRRLAEVTRLVG
- a CDS encoding carboxymuconolactone decarboxylase family protein, encoding MATVNLVEYDAASPAVRQIYDDIMRTRQTDWVNNFWKALAVQPELLARTWESVKAVMAPGALDPLTKEMVYIAVSVVNGCQYCINSHTAAARRKGLTDEMLAELLAVIATANQTNALANGFQVEVDEPFRHGGGQP
- a CDS encoding MBL fold metallo-hydrolase, with the protein product MARIQWLADDLVLIDTEYLGSPNSIAAYLLLGDRPALIETGPASTVDEVLEGVRAAGLHPEALQAAAVTHIHLDHAGAAGSLAGRIPHLHVYVHPIGAPHLADPTRLVASARRLYGEALETLFGHIVPVPAERVHAVQDGTMLELGRRRLRLLETPGHATHHLAYLDETSGDLFTGDAAGMVMPGSRYVAPPVPPPDLDFAAWRGSISRMRAARPRRLLLTHFGPHQGAEELLTQLQDRLDARERFAAEIAAQGWDEAEVAARFGAIVATEMAEVGAQAPARGFEAVMPARNNVLGLLHYATRRLGPARPRA
- a CDS encoding dihydrodipicolinate synthase family protein, translated to DRQARFDEEAMRRHVERLLAGGVHGLLALGTTGEVMHLTAAERRQVVRAVVDQTRGRVPVLVGCAGTGTEEVIGYAREAQELGASGALVIVPYYWILSDAAVQMHYRAVARAVDLPVLIYNFPAVSGRNLPPALIARLAEELPNLTGIKETLDSIGHLAQVLALVRPQRPDFSVLCGFEYHLLNTLLLGGDGAIPGLANVVPQVSVAVYEAWRRGDLAEAADLMRQRLHLPALYDLGAPFFVVVKEAMTLAGLIEHPTVRPPAVSLTDEARARLAELLHRMGLLQAGPSG
- the rsmI gene encoding 16S rRNA (cytidine(1402)-2'-O)-methyltransferase produces the protein MALVGTLYVVGTPIGNLEDVTLRALRVLGAVDVIACEDTRHTRTLLQRHGITRPLVSYHEHNERERAPQLVRRLLAGEDVALVSDAGMPGISDPGFHLVTQAVAAGVAVIPVPGPSAVTAALSVAGLPAERFLFLGFLPRTRKARQRALREVAGIPATLVFFEAPHRVHETLADAAAVLGPRRAALVREATKVHEEVLRGPLPDLACRIAERRLRGEITLVVEGAALRRPTDLAARPPAGSAAGQEPAHYLRRLLRAGMSRRDAARNLAEAYGIPRRRAYQLALQLTPSVTPSRP
- a CDS encoding MFS transporter yields the protein MTDALGTATLELGGLRDRARRITLTLFITQSLGSAATIAIFPIVAIIGARLSGRVAWAGVPATCYLLGSALSAFLWGQVMDRRGRRPALLAGTSTGAAGAALAGAATIGGSFAVFLLGSLLIGSATAAVQLARFVAAEVHPPQERGRAIARVVLGGTVGAVAGPLLAGPMAGLAGRAGVDELAGPYGATLALFALAAAVIFVWLRPEPRDLARHLGGPSLRSAATGAPGRPILEILRQRPALLAVLAMAFGQLTMVMLMVITPLHMRNHQHPLTHISFVVSAHVVGMYLFSVVSGRLADRWGRSPVIATGAGVLTLAALAAPRSPEVVPLAAALFLVGLGWNFCFVGGSSLLADQLSPEERGRAQGFNDLLIGLSSAGGSFGSGLVFAAVGYATMGLAAAGVALTLLALTLWGRFGRRRAFAPSP
- a CDS encoding DUF1998 domain-containing protein, coding for AQAHILLTNPDMLHVGILPQHGRWTEFLRRLRFVVIDDMHIYRGVFGSNVANILRRLRRVCALYGARPQFICASATIANPEEFARRLLGERVMVIADGGAPQGPREVVLWNPPFLDAAHLQRRSSYTEATWLFSALVARGIRTIVFTKARKVTELIYRYATARLEREAPYVARRISPYRAGYLPQERRRIEQRLFRGELVGVVSTSALELGIDVGGLDAAVLVGYPGTIASTWQRIGRAGRGREASLAVLIALDDALDQYLMRHPDYLFSRSAEHAVIDPENPYILAAHLRCAAAEVPLSEEDREFFGPRVGEVAEILAEHGDLIRRRDRWYWAARRRYPASEVEVRAASGDTFRIIDVAAGRLLGTVDAVRAFEQVHPGAVYLHQGESYVVRRLDLGERAAYVTPSAADHYTQPRVLTDVAILRPRAQRAWGPTTAWFGDVDVTSQVTGFVRKQLFSEAVLGSEELDLPAQTLSTTALWFAVPPQLQRALDERGLDLAGGIHAVEHAAIGLLPLFAMCDRWDLGGVSYPRHPQTGVPTIFIYDGHPGGVGITEKGYALLDQVMAATLEAITSCPCEEGCPSCIQSPKCGNLNTPLDKSAAVLLLAGLLRRPVAGAARA